In the genome of Haloarcula sp. CBA1129, one region contains:
- a CDS encoding MATE family efflux transporter: MGIRSRVSALFRGPEEFDLTSGGIGKPLFFLSMPIVITNLFQTAYNLADTFWLGQYSTDALAAISFAFPMVFLLISLGMGISVAGSVLVAQFTGADEEREAEYAASQTVTFAVIISFVLGIVGYFGVDTFLSLMGASEDVLPMATSYMEVISLGLLFMFGFFVFVALMRGYGDTITPMLVMFGSVVLNIIIDPFLIFGWTVVENAPLVGTVSFPELGIEGAAIATVFSRALALVVGLAIMFRGNRGVQIHLRDMAPDLSYLRRLVRIGLPASIEGTGRALSMNLLLVIVAMFPDTVVAAYGIGTRVFSVVFLPAIAVARGVETMTGQNMGADKPDRAAKAAGLAATVLFGVLTVAGILVWFTAAPIADLFTTNPEVVDITTQFLRYVALSFGFIGIMRAYTGSFRGAGKTLTAAAISVLMLGIIRFPIAWFATVPFGEAGIWLSFAVSNVAGAIIAYGWYRRGTWRDSNLTEAQVDIDETGVEMSAEGD, translated from the coding sequence ATGGGGATTCGAAGTCGCGTTAGTGCTCTGTTCAGAGGCCCCGAGGAGTTCGACCTCACGTCGGGTGGCATCGGGAAGCCGCTGTTTTTCCTCTCGATGCCGATTGTCATCACGAATCTCTTTCAGACCGCGTACAACCTCGCGGACACGTTCTGGCTCGGCCAGTATAGCACGGACGCGCTGGCGGCGATCAGCTTCGCCTTCCCGATGGTGTTTCTCCTCATCTCTCTCGGAATGGGGATATCCGTGGCCGGCAGCGTGCTCGTCGCACAGTTTACCGGCGCGGACGAGGAGCGCGAGGCCGAGTACGCTGCCTCTCAGACGGTCACGTTCGCCGTCATCATCTCGTTCGTTCTCGGTATTGTGGGCTATTTCGGCGTTGATACGTTTCTCAGCCTGATGGGCGCGTCCGAGGACGTCCTCCCGATGGCGACCAGTTACATGGAGGTCATCTCGCTTGGCCTGCTGTTCATGTTCGGCTTCTTCGTCTTCGTCGCGCTCATGCGGGGCTATGGCGACACGATAACGCCGATGCTGGTCATGTTCGGCTCGGTCGTCCTCAACATCATCATCGACCCGTTCCTGATATTCGGCTGGACGGTCGTCGAGAACGCGCCACTGGTCGGGACGGTCTCGTTCCCCGAACTCGGGATCGAAGGGGCCGCTATCGCGACCGTGTTCTCGCGGGCGCTGGCGCTGGTGGTCGGGCTGGCGATCATGTTTCGAGGGAACCGCGGCGTCCAGATTCACCTCCGCGATATGGCACCGGATCTTTCCTATCTCCGCCGTCTCGTCCGCATCGGTCTCCCCGCCTCCATCGAGGGAACGGGTCGTGCGCTGTCGATGAATCTGCTGTTGGTCATCGTCGCGATGTTCCCGGATACGGTCGTGGCCGCCTACGGCATCGGGACGCGCGTGTTCTCGGTCGTCTTCCTGCCGGCTATCGCGGTTGCCCGCGGCGTCGAGACGATGACCGGCCAGAACATGGGTGCCGACAAACCGGACCGGGCAGCGAAAGCAGCTGGCCTTGCGGCGACGGTGCTGTTCGGCGTGCTCACCGTGGCTGGCATCCTCGTCTGGTTCACCGCCGCACCGATAGCTGACCTGTTCACGACAAACCCCGAGGTCGTCGACATCACGACACAGTTCCTTCGCTACGTGGCTTTGTCATTCGGGTTCATCGGAATCATGCGGGCCTACACCGGGAGCTTCCGCGGTGCCGGGAAAACGCTCACGGCCGCGGCCATCTCCGTGTTGATGCTTGGGATCATTCGCTTCCCGATTGCGTGGTTCGCCACTGTGCCGTTCGGAGAGGCCGGGATCTGGCTTTCGTTTGCCGTCTCGAACGTCGCGGGGGCGATCATCGCGTACGGCTGGTATCGACGCGGAACGTGGCGGGACAGCAACCTCACCGAGGCCCAAGTCGACATTGACGAGACAGGCGTCGAGATGTCGGCAGAGGGCGACTGA
- a CDS encoding class I SAM-dependent methyltransferase: MPPASNRSQEPSSPLFAAIYDPATALVERTLLRPHREYLVANLDGTVLDIGAGTGAMFPYFDAVAAASTEFHATEPDPHMRRQAAEKANAQATSIRIESAPAEALPYDDATFDVVIASMVFCTIPDIEAAMSEITRVLKPGGELRFFEHVIDDGWRAGIQSTLAPLWKRLAGGCHLTRQTGSRLVANQSFDVVEIKRLNLGVTPIRPFVRGRLRKRAVSPTR; the protein is encoded by the coding sequence ATGCCCCCAGCATCGAATCGCAGTCAGGAGCCCTCGTCGCCGCTGTTTGCAGCTATCTACGACCCGGCAACGGCGCTCGTCGAGCGGACGCTCTTGCGGCCACATCGCGAGTATCTGGTGGCGAATCTGGATGGAACGGTTCTGGACATCGGTGCTGGAACCGGCGCGATGTTTCCGTATTTTGATGCCGTTGCGGCCGCGTCGACGGAGTTTCACGCGACCGAACCGGACCCACATATGCGGCGGCAGGCAGCGGAGAAGGCGAACGCGCAGGCCACGTCGATTCGCATCGAGTCGGCACCGGCGGAAGCCCTCCCGTACGACGACGCCACGTTCGACGTTGTCATCGCCTCGATGGTGTTCTGTACGATTCCGGATATCGAGGCCGCGATGAGCGAGATCACCCGGGTACTCAAACCCGGCGGCGAACTGCGGTTCTTCGAGCACGTCATCGACGATGGATGGCGAGCGGGGATACAGTCAACCCTCGCACCGCTTTGGAAGCGTCTCGCAGGCGGTTGTCACCTGACCCGACAAACAGGGTCGCGGCTCGTCGCTAACCAGTCGTTCGACGTCGTCGAAATCAAGCGACTCAATCTCGGCGTCACACCGATCCGACCGTTCGTTCGGGGACGGCTCCGCAAACGAGCCGTATCTCCGACGCGGTAA
- a CDS encoding AIM24 family protein produces the protein MDLQEFVRSNAPEDGGDGFQKENNRLLDIPLDGTVMVKAGSMVAYTGEVTFTGKSSAEGGITGFVKEAVSGEGTPVMEAEGSGHLYVAENGKKVQVLRLDDGESISVNGTDVLAFESTIDYEINTVGSLSGMAAGGLTNVYLTGPGEVALTTHGDPLVMTPPVFTDPDATVAWSSNLSPSIEMNKTFEIGQTSGESIQMEFTGDDGFVVIQPNEEGSVTQSQS, from the coding sequence ATGGATTTACAGGAATTTGTGCGCTCTAACGCCCCCGAAGACGGCGGCGATGGGTTCCAGAAAGAGAACAACAGGCTGCTCGATATCCCGCTCGACGGAACGGTGATGGTCAAAGCCGGCTCGATGGTCGCGTACACCGGCGAGGTCACGTTCACTGGCAAGTCCTCGGCGGAAGGCGGTATCACGGGCTTCGTCAAGGAGGCCGTGAGCGGCGAAGGGACGCCGGTCATGGAGGCCGAAGGGAGCGGCCATCTCTACGTAGCCGAGAACGGCAAGAAGGTACAGGTGCTTCGCCTCGATGACGGGGAGTCGATATCGGTCAACGGTACCGACGTGCTCGCGTTCGAATCAACTATCGACTACGAAATCAACACTGTCGGCAGCCTCTCCGGCATGGCCGCTGGCGGCCTGACGAACGTGTATCTTACCGGCCCCGGCGAAGTCGCGCTGACAACCCACGGCGACCCACTGGTGATGACGCCGCCGGTCTTCACCGACCCGGATGCGACCGTTGCGTGGAGTTCGAACCTCTCGCCGTCTATCGAGATGAACAAGACGTTCGAAATCGGCCAGACCTCCGGGGAATCGATACAGATGGAGTTCACCGGCGACGATGGGTTCGTCGTCATCCAGCCGAACGAGGAGGGGTCTGTCACCCAGAGCCAGAGCTAG
- a CDS encoding DUF726 domain-containing protein gives MDSQNGVTRRRLLLGLGSGLGLIGGGGAYVYWSLRGDSGDYSAPDSQPVVTTRGLLDPADEPAFETDGTWSFDDASAVFLFVHGFSTDAETALDNAYTAQVALEGTTSAPVVAYSWDSNVDWEQAKANAEANSTPLAQWLVEWAETDGRPIHLLAHSLGARVTGETLRALAERGATDALASVSLLGGAIPYNSVVQGGRYGDAIGTVDAPVSNFYSHNDRVLSWIYRASDRTHAVGHAGTRDVGTLPDGYQDVNVSDLVADHYSYFEPGEGCLARVAAEIE, from the coding sequence CGGTCTCGGGAGTGGGCTCGGTCTGATCGGCGGCGGTGGTGCCTACGTGTACTGGTCGTTGCGAGGCGATTCCGGCGACTACAGTGCGCCGGACTCACAGCCAGTCGTCACTACGCGCGGGCTCCTCGACCCAGCGGATGAGCCGGCCTTCGAGACTGATGGTACGTGGTCGTTCGACGACGCGTCGGCCGTGTTCCTGTTCGTCCACGGATTCAGTACCGACGCCGAGACGGCCCTCGACAATGCCTATACCGCACAGGTAGCGCTCGAAGGGACCACGTCCGCACCGGTCGTCGCATACAGCTGGGATTCTAACGTCGACTGGGAGCAGGCGAAGGCCAACGCCGAGGCGAACAGTACTCCTCTCGCCCAGTGGCTGGTCGAGTGGGCTGAAACCGACGGACGGCCCATCCATTTGCTCGCTCATTCGCTCGGCGCGCGGGTGACCGGCGAGACGCTCCGGGCACTCGCCGAGCGAGGGGCGACCGACGCCCTCGCTTCAGTGTCGTTGCTCGGCGGTGCTATCCCATACAATAGCGTGGTGCAGGGTGGCCGTTACGGCGACGCTATCGGAACCGTTGACGCGCCGGTGTCGAATTTCTACAGCCACAACGACAGGGTCCTCTCGTGGATTTACCGAGCGTCGGACCGGACACACGCCGTCGGCCACGCTGGAACTCGTGACGTGGGGACACTTCCCGACGGCTACCAAGACGTGAACGTCTCTGACCTCGTCGCCGACCACTACTCGTACTTCGAACCGGGTGAGGGCTGTCTGGCGCGTGTCGCTGCCGAAATCGAGTGA